The Methanolacinia paynteri genome includes a region encoding these proteins:
- a CDS encoding CARDB domain-containing protein gives MVFVLPCISAAETVQYSQSGENMSSDRFVASDFTITSERPEIYPGDTLEMSYVITSEGFYDSMISLPKGLYFTALDPDGNLVEAGKAFTGQFISPGDSIIMKARLTVDKPGTWKIWPSYTIQNNNGIVKYNPDEWAAADIYVEEEEIPLADLTIIEAGTAGSSENGDDLRFYYIVKNTGPFDANTTVSGILLNDEDLGIENPVGILPAGESQKVFFTLSNVSKGDKITIFLDAAGTEDELDEDNNDWSFAVNLKNDVSKTSDAVDSSDLVSEEPEQSSNETSSVVYYPATTAVCCDVTAQFIILGIIAVLMSVFSFALGYYYCQSKKCENELGWMYAKIKRLEAGETIDHSYIKAEEVLPDEDIAEAEMVLKGKSGKEDSGDKEKPAEKKTEESADAESGDKKEKKE, from the coding sequence ATGGTTTTTGTTCTCCCGTGCATTTCTGCCGCAGAGACCGTCCAGTATTCCCAATCCGGAGAGAATATGTCGTCGGACCGGTTTGTGGCGAGTGATTTTACAATAACATCCGAAAGACCTGAGATCTATCCCGGCGACACTCTTGAAATGTCCTATGTAATTACATCGGAAGGGTTTTACGACAGCATGATCAGTCTTCCGAAAGGCCTTTACTTTACCGCACTTGATCCCGACGGCAATCTTGTGGAGGCAGGGAAGGCGTTTACCGGCCAGTTCATCTCTCCCGGCGATTCGATTATAATGAAGGCAAGGCTGACGGTTGACAAACCCGGAACCTGGAAGATCTGGCCTTCATACACTATCCAGAACAACAATGGCATAGTCAAGTATAATCCTGATGAATGGGCTGCTGCCGATATATACGTCGAGGAGGAAGAAATACCGCTCGCGGATCTCACGATTATTGAGGCAGGAACAGCAGGGAGCAGTGAGAACGGCGACGATCTGAGATTTTATTACATTGTAAAAAACACCGGACCCTTTGATGCAAATACTACGGTGAGCGGAATACTGCTTAACGATGAGGATCTGGGCATCGAGAATCCTGTAGGAATCCTGCCTGCCGGTGAATCGCAGAAGGTTTTCTTTACGCTCTCCAATGTCTCGAAAGGCGATAAGATAACTATATTTCTTGATGCTGCAGGGACCGAGGACGAACTTGACGAGGATAATAACGACTGGTCGTTTGCTGTAAATCTCAAGAACGATGTCTCCAAGACATCCGACGCCGTGGATTCTTCGGATTTAGTTTCCGAAGAGCCTGAGCAGAGTTCGAACGAGACAAGTAGTGTTGTCTACTATCCTGCCACAACTGCGGTGTGCTGCGATGTCACGGCCCAGTTCATTATTCTCGGTATAATCGCAGTTCTTATGAGCGTGTTCTCGTTCGCACTCGGCTATTATTACTGCCAGTCGAAGAAATGCGAGAACGAACTCGGGTGGATGTACGCGAAGATCAAGAGGCTGGAGGCCGGAGAGACGATCGATCACAGTTATATTAAGGCCGAGGAGGTTCTCCCTGACGAGGATATAGCTGAGGCGGAAATGGTCCTGAAAGGGAAATCCGGAAAGGAGGATTCAGGCGATAAGGAGAAGCCGGCAGAAAAAAAGACCGAAGAATCCGCTGACGCGGAAAGCGGCGATAAAAAAGAGAAGAAAGAATAA